A genomic region of Capra hircus breed San Clemente chromosome 19, ASM170441v1, whole genome shotgun sequence contains the following coding sequences:
- the AMZ2 gene encoding archaemetzincin-2, translating to MQTVRHSEHTLKTALISKNPELVKQYEQLDPREQRLLNEAFRPGSDLFGPITLHSPSDWIISHPEAPQDFEEFFSDLHRKSPSSGKQTIYIQCIGLLGNTRSISEEYLKWLKGYCEAFFYGLTVKLLEPIPVSATRCSFRVNDSTRNLQIHAGQILTFLKKKKPEDAFCVVGITMIDLYPRDSWNFVFGQASLTEGVGIFSFARYGADFHSSHFKGQVKQLERKSSSDYSVFDDYDLPEATSVLLLRSCKTLTHEIGHIFGLRHCQWLACLMQGSNHLEEADRRPLDLCPICLRKLQSAVGFRLRDRCKALVKWIDAESTDTPRVTPKHSREELVTLPKPVEAFKEWKEWITRCLAVLQK from the exons ATGCAAACAGTACGGCACTCTGAACACACCCTGAAGACGGCCCTCATCTCAAAGAACCCAGAGCTTGTGAAGCAGTATGAGCAGTTGGACCCCAGGGAGCAGCGCTTGCTGAACGAGGCCTTCCGGCCAGGCAGCGATCTCTTTGGACCCATTACTTTGCATTCACCATCGGACTGGATAATCTCCCATCCTGAGGCTCCCCAAGACTTTGAAGAGTTTTTCAGTGATCTTCACAGAAAGAGCCCTTCTTCAGGGAAGCAGACTATTTACATACAGTGCATTG GATTGCTGGGAAACACCAGAAGTATCAGTGAAGAATATTTGAAATGGCTCAAGGGCTACTGTGAAGCCTTCTTCTACGGGTTGACAGTCAAACTCCTAGAGCCGATTCCTGTCTCTGCAACCAGGTGTTCCTTTAGAGTCAACGATAGCACACGGAACCTTCAGATTCATGCAG ggcaGATCCTGACgttcttaaaaaagaagaaaccgGAAGATGCCTTTTGTGTTGTGGGAATAACGATGATCGATCTTTACCCAAGAGATTCCTGGAATTTTGTCTTTGGACAGGCCTCTTTGACAGAGG GTGTGGGGATCTTCAGCTTTGCCAGGTACGGCGCGGACTTCCACAGCTCACACTTCAAAGGCCAAGTGAAGCAGCTGGAGCGGAAGTCTTCGAGCGACTACTCGGTGTTCGACGACTACGACCTGCCCGAGGCCACCAGTGTGCTGCTGCTCCGCTCTTGCAAG ACTCTGACCCACGAGATCGGACACATCTTTGGCCTCCGGCACTGCCAGTGGCTCGCCTGCCTGATGCAAGGCTCCAACCACCTGGAGGAAGCCGACCGGCGCCCACTGGACCTCTGCCCCATCTGCTTACGCAAGCTGCAGAGTGCTGTCGGCTTCCGGCTCAGAGACCGGTGCAAA GCGCTGGTCAAGTGGATTGATGCCGAGTCCACCGACACTCCTAGAGTTACTCCAAAACACAGTCGTGAGGAGCTGGTAACTTTGCCAAAACCTGTGGAAGCCTTTAAAGAGTGGAAGGAGTGGATCACAAGATGCCTGGCTGTTCTCCAGAAATAA